From a region of the Candidatus Gracilibacteria bacterium genome:
- a CDS encoding 50S ribosomal protein L25 → MAKHTISADIRDTNEKVSHIRQSKRVPGVVYGRHQEPISIVMDSSDFLRLYRKAGESNIINISVGKKKLDVLVHMTQKHPVSGDFTHVDFYAITQGEALNTHIHFNFIGEAPAIKEGAIVEEHMKGLDVKCLPSDLVDHFDVDLSVLKEEGDAIRVSDLGIDTTKYELSVNNDDVVANASLPRAAVEEEDEEDEVVTGSDEDIAAKEAEGSDEESKD, encoded by the coding sequence ATGGCTAAACATACTATATCTGCAGATATCAGAGACACGAATGAAAAAGTTTCTCACATCAGACAATCAAAAAGAGTTCCAGGAGTTGTTTACGGACGACATCAAGAACCTATCTCTATCGTTATGGATAGTTCAGATTTTCTTAGATTATATAGAAAAGCAGGAGAATCTAATATTATCAATATTTCTGTTGGTAAGAAAAAATTAGATGTACTGGTTCATATGACACAAAAACATCCTGTTTCTGGAGATTTTACACATGTTGATTTCTATGCTATCACTCAAGGTGAAGCATTGAATACCCACATCCACTTTAACTTTATCGGTGAAGCTCCTGCAATAAAAGAAGGTGCTATTGTTGAAGAACATATGAAAGGACTTGATGTGAAATGTCTACCATCTGATCTTGTTGATCATTTTGATGTTGATCTCTCTGTGCTTAAAGAAGAAGGTGATGCTATTAGAGTTTCAGATCTAGGTATTGATACTACTAAGTACGAATTATCTGTGAATAATGATGATGTTGTTGCAAATGCAAGTCTTCCACGAGCTGCAGTTGAAGAAGAAGATGAAGAAGATGAAGTAGTAACTGGTTCAGATGAAGATATCGCTGCGAAAGAAGCTGAAGGGTCAGATGAAGAATCAAAAGATTAA
- the proS gene encoding proline--tRNA ligase, with protein sequence MLQLSNFPFNTLKSSPKVSDNRSTSILLQGGYIRQAMAGAYEFLPIGFRVLRNIEQVIREEMDNAGYNEMLMTILTPREYWETTNRWEIPEYFKVPGHGTTEYRIAPTNEENVTPILGEFIQSYKDLPTCVYHIQKKFRNEKRAKSGLLRGREFIMKDAYSFHKDIADFEVFYEDIKDVYMRVFSRLGLGNDTVIADADGGAISDKNSHEFQTFLEVGEDVIVQDSSGYSYNLELASGIPDDKNVSQEAEEMQYIDSVAEIVNMEKMTKYFKAPAWQMLKTVIYKLDNSEKFIGVAIRGDLDINEIKLGKFIRSKYDDTFSLASEEDIQKLGTVRGFISPLKDSKLDVEFYGDDSLKSVKNFFGGANAVAKSTKNVNISDLDIIEFGDFNEPKLGFTSINVDGEKLTFRKASEVGNIFHLGTKYSKPFGLSYLDENNKMVSDVEMGCYGIGVSRLMGVMAEYFMTESGINWPENIAPYSYYIIVMGEENIEKAKELALELEKSGESVVLDDRMGRKDGFGQKAGDCELWGIPNRIVLSPKTLELGGYELKKRGQDSQIITM encoded by the coding sequence ATGTTACAACTCTCAAATTTTCCATTTAATACTTTGAAATCATCTCCAAAAGTGAGTGATAACCGTTCAACCAGTATTTTATTACAAGGTTGATATATCAGACAAGCTATGGCTGGAGCCTATGAATTTCTCCCAATTGGGTTTCGAGTTCTTCGCAATATTGAGCAAGTTATTCGAGAAGAGATGGATAATGCGTGATACAATGAGATGCTCATGACAATACTCACTCCTCGGGAATACTGGGAAACAACTAATAGATGGGAAATTCCTGAATATTTTAAAGTACCAGGACATGGAACAACCGAGTATAGAATTGCTCCAACAAATGAAGAAAACGTAACCCCAATTCTTTGAGAATTCATTCAATCGTATAAAGATCTTCCAACCTGTGTCTATCATATACAGAAAAAATTTAGAAATGAAAAAAGAGCAAAATCAGGACTACTAAGAGGGAGAGAATTTATTATGAAAGATGCGTATTCGTTTCATAAAGATATAGCTGATTTTGAAGTCTTTTATGAAGATATAAAAGATGTTTATATGAGAGTATTTTCACGTCTATGACTTGGAAATGATACGGTTATAGCGGATGCTGACGGGGGAGCAATTTCGGATAAAAATTCTCATGAATTTCAAACATTTCTAGAGGTTTGAGAAGATGTTATAGTTCAAGATAGTTCTGGTTATAGTTATAATCTAGAACTCGCTTCAGGGATTCCTGATGATAAAAACGTTAGTCAAGAAGCAGAAGAAATGCAGTATATTGATTCTGTTGCGGAAATAGTGAATATGGAAAAAATGACGAAGTATTTTAAGGCACCAGCTTGGCAGATGCTAAAAACTGTCATTTATAAGCTCGATAATTCAGAAAAATTCATTTGAGTTGCTATTCGAGGAGATCTTGATATCAATGAAATAAAACTAGGAAAATTCATTCGGTCAAAATATGATGATACCTTTTCACTTGCCAGTGAAGAAGATATTCAAAAATTATGAACCGTAAGAGGATTTATTTCTCCACTCAAAGATTCTAAATTGGACGTAGAGTTTTATTGAGATGACTCACTTAAATCAGTGAAAAACTTTTTTTGAGGAGCAAATGCTGTGGCAAAATCTACGAAAAATGTAAATATTTCGGATTTAGATATTATAGAATTTGGAGATTTTAATGAGCCAAAATTATGATTCACATCTATAAATGTTGATGGAGAGAAGCTTACATTTAGAAAAGCTTCAGAAGTAGGAAATATATTTCATTTGGGTACAAAGTACTCTAAACCATTTGGACTCTCATATCTTGATGAAAATAATAAAATGGTCAGCGATGTTGAAATGTGATGTTACGGAATTGGAGTTTCGAGACTTATGTGAGTTATGGCAGAGTATTTTATGACAGAGTCAGGCATAAATTGGCCAGAAAATATCGCTCCATACAGTTACTATATTATTGTTATGTGAGAGGAGAATATTGAAAAAGCCAAAGAGTTAGCACTTGAATTAGAAAAATCCTGAGAATCTGTTGTATTAGATGATAGAATGGGAAGAAAAGATTGATTTGGTCAAAAAGCTTGAGATTGTGAACTTTGGGGAATACCAAATAGAATTGTATTATCTCCAAAGACTTTAGAGCTCTGAGGATATGAACTCAAAAAAAGATGACAAGACTCGCAAATTATAACTATGTAA
- a CDS encoding thymidylate synthase → MKQYLDLLREIQKDGVHKDDRTGTGVTSVFGMQAKYNLADGFPLVTTKKTFLRIIIVELIWLIRGETNIKYLVDRNCHIWDEWPFQNYIEKNQLTEEYPKYSEAWLDEKKVFIGKIESLDANDPFVVKWGDLGPVYGHQWRNFNGGHTHAYKSRNIDPADTGVDQLKNVIETIKNNPTDRRIIVSAWNPAQKEDMLLPPCHAFYQFNVDTTNNLLNLQLYQRSADIFLGVPFNIASYSALLMMVAEITGLKAGTFVHTLGDAHIYDNHVDQVNEQLSRDPLPLPKLKINKKLETLEDLENLEWEDFELVDYNSHPAIKAPVAV, encoded by the coding sequence ATGAAACAATATCTCGACTTACTGAGAGAAATACAAAAGGACTGAGTTCACAAAGATGATAGAACAGGTACTTGAGTGACCAGTGTTTTCGGTATGCAGGCTAAATATAATTTAGCAGACTGATTTCCATTAGTGACAACAAAAAAAACATTTCTTAGAATTATCATCGTAGAACTTATATGGCTGATACGAGGAGAAACAAATATTAAATATCTTGTGGATAGAAACTGTCATATATGGGATGAATGGCCTTTTCAAAACTATATTGAAAAAAATCAACTCACAGAAGAATATCCTAAATACTCTGAAGCGTGGCTTGATGAAAAAAAAGTATTTATTTGAAAAATAGAATCTCTCGATGCAAATGATCCATTTGTAGTTAAATGGTGAGATCTCGGCCCAGTTTATTGACATCAATGGAGAAACTTTAATGGATGACATACTCACGCTTATAAATCTAGAAATATTGACCCAGCAGATACGTGAGTAGACCAACTAAAAAATGTGATTGAGACGATTAAAAATAATCCAACCGACAGACGAATCATAGTTTCTGCTTGGAATCCAGCGCAAAAAGAGGATATGCTCTTGCCTCCATGTCATGCATTTTATCAATTCAATGTTGATACAACGAACAATCTACTTAATCTCCAACTCTATCAAAGAAGTGCTGATATTTTTCTCTGAGTACCCTTTAATATTGCATCATACTCAGCTCTCCTCATGATGGTGGCAGAAATAACAGGTCTCAAAGCAGGTACTTTTGTTCATACACTTTGAGATGCTCATATTTATGATAATCATGTCGACCAAGTAAATGAACAACTTTCTCGTGATCCACTTCCACTTCCAAAACTCAAAATCAATAAAAAACTTGAAACACTTGAGGACTTAGAAAATCTTGAATGGGAAGATTTCGAACTTGTTGATTACAACTCACACCCAGCAATAAAAGCTCCTGTTGCAGTTTAA
- a CDS encoding NUDIX domain-containing protein: MNQVIQDKMKREVMVIANISLFKNYPRETLVYGSDEADFEAQILENFEFMVRGEAEQNFDYKQPITYAIVLNEKNEIFVYTRGDKNSAAGDARLHEKVSIGVGGHLEREEEHLENPIRDCLTRELEEEIDLKQENISEIFPIGYINDDSNEVGKVHIGMAYVVKTKNFVPSMQDGELAHGAFKSFEEFMTMIKNPEYNIESWTRLLAPELEKYM, encoded by the coding sequence ATGAACCAAGTTATACAAGATAAAATGAAACGTGAAGTGATGGTAATAGCGAATATTTCACTCTTCAAAAATTATCCTAGAGAAACTCTTGTGTATGGCTCAGATGAAGCTGATTTTGAGGCACAAATTTTAGAAAATTTTGAATTTATGGTTCGAGGAGAAGCAGAACAAAACTTTGATTACAAACAACCTATCACCTACGCAATAGTTCTCAATGAAAAAAATGAAATTTTTGTATATACGAGAGGAGATAAAAACTCTGCTGCCTGAGATGCCAGACTGCACGAAAAAGTTTCAATTTGAGTTGGATGACATTTAGAACGTGAAGAAGAACATTTAGAAAATCCAATCCGTGATTGTCTCACTCGAGAACTGGAAGAAGAAATAGATTTAAAACAAGAAAATATAAGTGAAATATTCCCAATTGGTTATATTAATGATGATAGTAATGAAGTAGGAAAAGTACATATAGGAATGGCTTATGTCGTTAAGACAAAAAACTTCGTTCCAAGTATGCAAGATGGAGAACTGGCTCATGGAGCATTTAAAAGTTTTGAGGAATTTATGACAATGATTAAAAATCCTGAATATAATATTGAGTCTTGGACTCGGCTCCTCGCTCCAGAGTTAGAAAAATATATGTAA
- a CDS encoding thymidylate kinase — MFIVIDGLDGSGKGTQTKRVVAELEKQGKKVLLLDYPRYGENSAYFVEKYLNGGYGSNLSAKAASLFFALDRFDDSFNFKENMGDYDYIISNRYVSASMMHMAGKLTSSQERKDFVYWLADVEYNIFGIPKPDKVLFLDVPPEVSQKLVETKEKRDYIKDGKTKDLHEADENHLRDAYNAAHEVFDVFPEWEKIECCENGDILSKEIITKKILTKIV, encoded by the coding sequence ATGTTCATAGTAATTGACTGACTTGACGGATCTGGAAAAGGAACGCAAACGAAACGAGTAGTAGCTGAACTTGAGAAACAGGGTAAAAAAGTTCTTCTGCTTGATTATCCAAGGTATGGTGAAAACTCTGCGTATTTTGTTGAGAAATATCTCAACGGATGATATGGAAGTAATCTCAGCGCAAAAGCTGCAAGTTTATTTTTTGCACTCGATAGATTTGATGATAGCTTTAATTTTAAAGAGAACATGTGAGACTATGATTATATAATCTCTAATAGATACGTATCGGCATCTATGATGCATATGGCTTGAAAACTTACATCGTCACAAGAACGCAAAGATTTCGTCTACTGGCTTGCTGATGTAGAGTATAATATTTTTTGAATTCCGAAACCTGACAAGGTATTATTTCTTGATGTTCCACCAGAAGTCAGTCAAAAACTTGTGGAGACAAAAGAAAAACGAGACTATATTAAAGACGGAAAAACAAAAGACCTCCATGAAGCAGACGAAAATCATTTAAGAGACGCCTATAATGCAGCTCACGAAGTATTTGATGTATTTCCTGAATGGGAAAAAATTGAATGTTGTGAAAATGGAGATATACTAAGCAAAGAAATAATTACAAAAAAAATACTTACTAAAATAGTGTAA
- a CDS encoding dCMP deaminase, whose amino-acid sequence MLRDINFLNIAYELASASKCVSRKTGAVIVRDGRIVSTGYNGTPAGYVNCSDYWNGEYTKEHHEWSYKYEIHAEMNAIVWAAREGIAVEGATIYCTYEPCFDCTRAIIAAGLKKIVFTEKYKHHTGNEIQEFVEQNGATITQLERT is encoded by the coding sequence ATGTTACGTGATATAAATTTTCTCAACATTGCTTATGAATTAGCGAGCGCTTCAAAATGTGTTTCTAGGAAAACGGGAGCAGTGATTGTGAGAGATGGGAGGATAGTCTCTACGTGATATAATGGGACTCCAGCATGATATGTAAACTGTAGTGATTACTGGAATGGTGAATACACCAAAGAACATCATGAATGGTCATACAAATACGAAATACATGCTGAAATGAACGCGATAGTTTGGGCTGCCAGAGAATGAATTGCGGTTGAAGGGGCAACTATTTATTGTACCTACGAACCATGTTTTGATTGTACAAGAGCGATTATTGCAGCATGACTCAAAAAAATTGTGTTTACTGAAAAATATAAACATCATACTGGAAATGAAATCCAAGAGTTCGTAGAACAAAATGGAGCGACGATTACTCAGTTAGAACGAACATAA
- the def gene encoding peptide deformylase produces MLHIETGKNNKVLRSVCAPIKTDEWKKYTKLGREMVAYIKNPDHAGVGLAAPQVGVEKRIIVVSLLHDWEDENFSTVLMINPEILDASDEINKQVEEGCLSLPRTKKGYVARHEHIKLRYFDEKQKEKIIKLSGLASVIVQHEIDHLNGVLYIDKLVK; encoded by the coding sequence ATGTTACATATTGAAACTGGAAAAAATAATAAGGTCCTTCGTTCAGTCTGTGCCCCCATTAAAACAGATGAATGGAAAAAATATACGAAGCTTGGTCGTGAAATGGTTGCCTATATTAAAAATCCTGATCATGCAGGAGTAGGTCTCGCTGCACCTCAAGTCGGAGTAGAAAAGCGAATTATAGTTGTCAGCCTCCTCCATGACTGGGAGGATGAGAATTTTTCCACTGTTCTGATGATAAATCCTGAAATACTCGATGCTTCAGATGAAATAAATAAACAAGTAGAAGAAGGTTGCCTCTCTCTTCCTCGAACCAAAAAATGATACGTAGCTCGCCACGAACATATCAAACTCAGATACTTTGACGAAAAACAAAAGGAAAAAATCATCAAGCTTTCAGGTCTTGCAAGTGTCATTGTACAACACGAAATCGACCATTTAAATGGAGTACTGTATATAGATAAACTCGTGAAATAA
- a CDS encoding PKD domain-containing protein yields the protein MKQILRFITLGILLLGITQQAGLGQAFAIEEDQPVYTTLRSIDLGTYNEYRYRITEQFFNLREHFLVNNELSVPIMQNIAKLADTAYKYLPDNLQNQNYKRELLIDIQKGIKAPNNEIIYNEIIASLADYLEKVEINAINGTIDVSPKSGNAPLSTTLRAKVEDPSGTQISNGNYTWFIDNAGEKIVIGRGPSINYTFRNEGKFTVFLDVVSTHKNSSGFTDVLPFRSRAEVLVNEKVATLVIKVNSSTVTDNNVLKFNPDTADYGLLIDATSSLPTAGARFSKTEWDFGNGITKSYSGGPKVERVRYATQGDYELFLRMTTNEGKVIEKYFLIEVHDPIAKIEVNREDGFIGDSFTFAAKSGDRYRDLTYNWEITNIDTDKVVFQNADKLFTYNFKDKGRYNVSLRVRQSSGEIDQDNRVVYVTSQSPIAEFETNIPASNKPNRVYLDASRSFDPDISDDGNLKYDWFIDGNKVILEDSVANGSIGYYVFDSVGNHSINLEVTDLDGITSTKKGTIDIKSILSVDFYAFPRVIPRNGFIKFIAESPEAQIFEWNFGDGKSQGGTLDNVTHTYEKSGSFDVTLKVSDKNNMTNTFKRTVYVSDSDEPYSILDVKYDTNSQPEYEADACGGDGAYVINRVQNVLFDASESINIDGQTTGLEYSWKIGQTTYSTSQTVTQRFDEIGCFPVKLTVKSKANAASHSSSTMVEVRNVLPTLTSLGIQIENPEADPLVIRVNANGATDPDGVIQSYLWYYYTDIDNSPQDFRSTISASTTFVIPKVTGNYYFMAILKDNNEARITSEEITGSRYFTTITGDNINTPIIELSVNDNSTIIGEEVTFKAKVSNILGQDISKNSEYSWDFDGDGFYDTQTKEPIVNYSYKKSGEFYAKVKVKHKGISSTRNVTMNVSNKLVADFQYISIGNKFIFFDSSLGQIEDRQWELGDGTKKTGTSFEYTYTDKASTHSVTLKVSEGTVVKEVTKDVSKNFRNVLKSRGNGLVVFTTPELDKNDTITLKDQSEKVFIYLGESTPDAVNYIIDYDIEQDSDLNGGADDDENNKGTSSYVSGSVVEIPMSPYKTQVVRAYITDESGAILGSQDITIIKEYIEEQNIDPDMIIFEDVTESEKEKIESLKELLMVLPQQQRLKSLSYIQKLQENWNDSTEKTRTILDFEDYIFELNLPNENEIITLLESLLVEGQDDQSNNQITYQALVNLIPKEIVCPTESGTCYESLIAKLDAIKASSDVEANKIMGSEILDVIGTSDLLSNEQKLDFKAVLAMLVYGDIGEIPDSEKQEIIDQTPTGESSSSGVLGVLLTILKVIGYIILVFIVLVLGIFIFYKIFNKDKSLSFSGYVTKITSGGSKKSGNITSSEERDDILSELLGDSSQSDETKSDVFSNKKEDPLADTKQESKASPKKETKESTDTPKTPPVQKTAEEEQVPDWLKGSFTATDTSPSKQSTTPKKPEQSGVTAPQSQAKTDTNTQTLSPKESKQNNALTADSFDIEKETKLESNTQVPDWLKGSFDTEESSDTQTDSKKTDTKKSSVSDTKNDGILERKLKGEVSHNVSSDSVSKNIEDDAPSKNAEPEPTISTLESDVSVPDWLKSSFDTNEDVIDDTKTIEAKAEQALKKTPKKSETPKKTDTPIKKSDGAPKDTSSKDDTQKSEELWDDGMKIPDWLKSDDSK from the coding sequence ATGAAACAAATCCTACGCTTTATTACCCTGTGAATCTTACTTCTTTGAATCACTCAGCAAGCCTGATTGTGACAAGCTTTTGCTATAGAAGAAGACCAACCAGTGTATACAACGCTCAGATCAATTGACCTGTGAACCTATAATGAGTACAGGTATAGAATAACAGAACAGTTCTTTAATTTAAGAGAACATTTTTTGGTAAACAATGAATTAAGTGTCCCAATAATGCAAAATATTGCAAAACTTGCAGATACTGCTTATAAATATCTTCCTGATAATCTTCAAAATCAAAATTATAAGCGAGAGCTGCTTATAGATATTCAAAAAGGAATCAAGGCTCCTAATAATGAAATTATTTACAATGAAATCATTGCTTCACTTGCTGATTATCTTGAAAAAGTAGAAATAAATGCTATTAATGGAACGATTGATGTATCTCCTAAGTCAGGAAATGCTCCACTTTCTACAACACTGAGAGCCAAAGTTGAGGATCCATCTGGAACACAAATTTCAAACTGAAACTATACCTGGTTTATTGATAATGCTGGAGAAAAAATAGTAATAGGTCGAGGTCCCTCTATCAACTATACCTTTAGAAATGAAGGGAAGTTTACAGTATTTCTAGATGTAGTTTCAACTCATAAAAATAGCTCAGGATTTACGGATGTTCTCCCATTTCGATCAAGAGCTGAAGTACTCGTAAATGAAAAAGTTGCGACCCTCGTTATCAAAGTAAATAGTAGTACGGTTACTGATAACAATGTACTTAAGTTCAATCCAGATACTGCCGATTATGGATTATTAATAGATGCCACAAGCTCACTTCCAACAGCTGGAGCGAGGTTTTCAAAAACAGAGTGGGATTTTGGGAATGGAATTACCAAGAGTTACTCTGGAGGACCAAAAGTCGAACGTGTTCGATATGCTACGCAAGGAGATTATGAGCTCTTTCTGCGTATGACAACCAATGAAGGAAAGGTTATTGAAAAATATTTTCTTATTGAGGTTCACGATCCAATAGCAAAAATAGAAGTGAATAGAGAGGATTGATTTATTGGAGATAGCTTCACCTTTGCAGCAAAATCAGGTGATAGATATAGAGATTTAACCTATAATTGGGAGATAACCAATATTGATACTGATAAAGTAGTATTTCAAAATGCTGACAAACTCTTTACCTATAACTTCAAAGATAAAGGGAGATATAACGTAAGCCTGAGAGTTCGACAATCCAGTGGAGAAATCGATCAAGATAATAGAGTAGTATATGTAACATCTCAAAGTCCTATTGCTGAGTTTGAAACAAATATACCTGCAAGTAATAAGCCTAATCGTGTCTATCTCGACGCGAGTAGAAGTTTTGATCCAGATATTTCAGATGATGGGAACCTAAAATATGATTGGTTTATCGATGGAAACAAGGTAATACTTGAGGATTCAGTTGCCAACGGTTCGATTGGATATTATGTATTTGATAGTGTGGGAAATCATTCTATAAATCTAGAAGTCACAGATTTAGATGGAATCACATCTACAAAAAAATGAACCATTGATATCAAATCAATTCTCTCTGTAGATTTTTACGCATTTCCACGAGTTATACCGAGAAATGGATTTATTAAATTTATAGCAGAATCACCAGAGGCTCAAATATTTGAGTGGAATTTTGGTGATGGAAAATCACAGGGTGGAACACTTGATAATGTCACACATACCTACGAAAAAAGTGGGAGCTTTGATGTCACACTCAAAGTTTCAGATAAAAATAATATGACAAATACTTTCAAACGAACGGTCTATGTCAGTGACTCAGATGAGCCATATTCAATTCTCGATGTAAAATACGATACGAACTCTCAACCAGAATATGAAGCTGATGCTTGTGGCTGAGATGGAGCATATGTCATTAATAGAGTACAAAATGTTCTCTTTGACGCGAGTGAATCTATTAACATTGATGGACAAACGACGTGACTCGAGTATTCATGGAAGATTGGACAGACAACCTATTCTACTTCTCAAACCGTCACTCAGAGATTCGACGAAATCTGATGTTTTCCTGTAAAACTCACAGTAAAGAGCAAGGCTAATGCAGCCAGTCATAGTTCAAGTACGATGGTAGAAGTGAGAAATGTACTCCCGACTCTTACGTCACTGGGGATACAAATTGAAAATCCAGAAGCAGATCCGCTCGTTATTCGAGTCAATGCAAATGGTGCGACTGATCCAGATGGAGTAATCCAATCATATCTTTGGTATTATTATACAGATATAGATAATAGTCCTCAAGATTTTAGATCTACCATTTCAGCATCTACGACTTTTGTTATACCTAAGGTTACCTGAAATTATTATTTTATGGCCATCCTCAAGGATAATAATGAAGCAAGAATCACATCAGAAGAAATCACAGGATCACGATATTTCACAACTATTACTGGTGACAATATAAACACTCCTATCATCGAACTCAGTGTAAATGACAACTCAACTATTATAGGTGAAGAAGTGACATTCAAAGCAAAAGTAAGCAATATACTAGGTCAAGATATTTCTAAAAACTCAGAATATAGTTGGGACTTTGACGGTGATGGATTTTATGATACTCAAACAAAGGAACCAATAGTTAATTATAGTTATAAAAAATCAGGAGAGTTTTACGCAAAAGTAAAAGTAAAACATAAAGGGATCTCGAGTACGAGAAACGTCACAATGAACGTGAGTAATAAACTGGTAGCAGATTTTCAGTACATATCTATTTGAAATAAATTTATATTTTTTGATAGCTCACTTGGTCAAATAGAGGATAGACAATGGGAACTATGAGATGGAACGAAAAAAACGGGAACATCATTTGAGTATACGTATACAGACAAAGCATCTACTCATAGCGTTACTCTAAAAGTTTCTGAGGGTACAGTCGTGAAGGAAGTGACAAAAGACGTTTCTAAAAACTTTAGAAATGTTCTCAAGAGTCGTGGAAATGGCCTGGTTGTATTTACTACTCCAGAGCTTGATAAAAATGACACGATTACTCTGAAAGATCAATCAGAAAAAGTATTTATCTACCTTGGTGAGAGTACTCCAGATGCTGTAAACTACATTATTGATTATGATATAGAACAAGACAGTGATCTCAATGGTGGTGCTGATGATGATGAAAACAACAAGGGGACTTCGAGTTATGTTTCTGGTTCAGTAGTAGAAATACCAATGAGCCCATACAAAACACAAGTTGTTCGAGCATATATTACTGATGAAAGTGGTGCAATCCTAGGATCGCAAGATATCACGATTATTAAAGAATATATCGAAGAGCAAAACATTGATCCAGATATGATTATCTTCGAAGATGTCACTGAATCAGAAAAGGAAAAAATAGAATCTCTCAAAGAGCTTCTCATGGTTCTTCCGCAACAACAGAGATTAAAATCACTGAGTTATATTCAAAAACTTCAAGAAAATTGGAACGACAGTACAGAAAAAACTCGAACAATTCTAGATTTTGAGGATTATATATTTGAATTAAATCTTCCAAATGAAAATGAGATTATAACATTACTCGAATCTCTGCTCGTAGAGGGACAGGATGACCAGAGTAACAATCAGATTACCTATCAAGCACTCGTAAATCTTATACCAAAAGAAATAGTGTGTCCTACAGAATCATGAACCTGTTATGAAAGTCTCATAGCTAAACTGGATGCTATTAAAGCTTCGAGTGATGTAGAAGCAAATAAAATAATGTGAAGCGAAATACTTGATGTTATCGGGACGAGCGACCTACTTTCTAATGAACAAAAGCTCGATTTCAAAGCGGTACTTGCTATGCTTGTGTACGGTGATATCGGGGAGATTCCTGATTCTGAAAAACAAGAAATTATCGATCAAACACCAACAGGAGAGAGTTCAAGTTCGTGAGTTCTATGAGTTTTGCTTACGATACTCAAAGTTATAGGATATATTATACTCGTATTTATAGTACTGGTTCTCTGAATATTTATATTTTACAAAATATTTAATAAAGACAAGAGTTTAAGTTTCTCTTGATATGTTACAAAAATAACATCAGGAGGTTCTAAAAAATCTTGAAATATTACATCTAGTGAAGAGCGTGATGATATTCTATCAGAACTCCTATGAGATTCATCTCAATCTGATGAAACAAAATCTGATGTATTTTCAAATAAAAAAGAAGATCCTCTTGCTGATACAAAACAAGAGAGCAAAGCAAGCCCGAAAAAAGAAACAAAAGAATCTACTGATACACCAAAAACTCCACCAGTGCAAAAAACAGCTGAAGAAGAACAGGTCCCAGATTGGCTGAAATGAAGTTTTACTGCAACAGATACTTCTCCATCAAAACAATCCACAACACCAAAGAAACCAGAACAATCAGGTGTTACAGCTCCTCAATCTCAAGCAAAAACTGATACAAATACTCAGACTCTTAGTCCTAAAGAGTCAAAGCAAAATAATGCTTTGACTGCAGACTCATTTGATATAGAGAAAGAGACAAAATTAGAGAGTAATACACAAGTACCAGATTGGTTGAAAGGAAGTTTTGATACTGAAGAGAGCTCAGATACTCAAACTGATTCCAAAAAAACTGACACGAAAAAATCATCAGTTTCTGATACTAAAAATGATGGTATACTTGAACGTAAGCTCAAATGAGAAGTCTCTCATAATGTTTCGAGTGATTCAGTCTCTAAAAATATAGAAGACGATGCTCCATCAAAAAATGCTGAACCGGAGCCAACAATATCTACATTAGAATCTGATGTATCGGTGCCAGATTGGTTGAAATCAAGCTTTGATACAAACGAAGATGTGATAGATGATACAAAGACTATCGAAGCTAAAGCAGAACAAGCACTAAAAAAGACTCCTAAAAAGTCAGAAACTCCTAAAAAGACGGATACTCCTATAAAAAAGTCTGACGGAGCACCAAAAGATACTAGTTCAAAAGATGATACTCAAAAGTCAGAAGAGCTATGGGATGACGGAATGAAAATACCAGATTGGCTCAAGTCAGATGACTCAAAATAG